A window of Vigna unguiculata cultivar IT97K-499-35 chromosome 4, ASM411807v1, whole genome shotgun sequence contains these coding sequences:
- the LOC114181449 gene encoding 2-methylene-furan-3-one reductase-like has translation MAEDASSTDPVIPTHTKAWYYSEHGSPDVLKLDHNWPLPQLKDDQVLIKVLAASLNPIDYKRMNGLYKDYDPHLPTVPGFDVAGVVVSVGREVHKLKVGDEVYGDINEEGVTNLKALGTLSEYTIAEERLLALKPPNLSFIEAAAIPAALETAYEGLERAEFSAGKSILVVGGAGGVGHFVIQLAKHLYGASKIAATSSTGKLELLRKLGADWAIDYTKENIEDLTEKFDVVYDTIGEPDRALKAVKEGGKAVTIIPPGLPPAIFFVLTSKGSILDKLRPYFENGQVKPLLDPKTPVPFSHLAEAYSYLQTSRAIGKLVVYPIPN, from the exons ATGGCAGAAGATGCATCAAGCACTGATCCTGTTATCCCAACCCACACAAAAGCTTGGTACTACTCTGAACATGGTAGCCCAGATGTTCTGAAATTGGATCATAATTGGCCATTACCACAACTCAAAGATGATCAAGTCCTCATCAAGGTGCTTGCAGCATCCCTTAATCCCATTGATTACAAGAGGATGAACGGCTTGTACAAGGATTATGACCCTCATTTACCT ACTGTTCCTGGGTTTGATGTTGCTGGTGTGGTGGTGAGTGTGGGAAGAGAAGTGCATAAACTGAAGGTTGGTGATGAAGTGTATGGTGATATCAACGAGGAAGGAGTAACAAACCTAAAGGCTCTTGGAACTTTGTCTGAGTATACCATTGCCGAAGAGAGGCTATTAGCTCTGAAGCCACCAAATCTAAGCTTCATTGAAGCTGCTGCCATTCCTGCAGCACTAGAAACTGCTTATGAAGGCCTTGAACGTGCTGAGTTTTCTGCTGGAAAATCTATTCTTGTTGTTGGAGGAGCTGGTGGAGTTGGTCACTTTGTTATTCAG CTTGCGAAGCATCTTTATGGTGCATCAAAGATAGCAGCAACTTCTAGCACTGGAAAATTGGAACTTCTAAGAAAGTTGGGAGCTGATTGGGCAATAGATTACACAAAGGAGAACATCGAAGACTTAACAGAAAAGTTTGATGTAGTGTACGACACAATAG GAGAACCTGATAGAGCTCTGAAGGCAGTGAAGGAAGGTGGGAAAGCTGTGACAATAATACCTCCTGGACTTCCACCAGCCATTTTCTTTGTGTTAACTTCTAAAGGCTCCATTTTGGACAAGTTAAGACCTTACTTTGAGAATGGTCAAGTGAAGCCATTACTTGATCCAAAGACTCCAGTGCCATTTTCTCACCTTGCTGAAGCCTATTCCTACTTACAAACTTCAAGAGCCATTGGAAAACTGGTTGTTTATCCCATACCCAATTGA
- the LOC114182582 gene encoding 2-methylene-furan-3-one reductase-like: protein MAIPSHIKAWVYSEYGNIEETLKFETDIPIPQFKEDEVLIKVAAAALNPIDYKRALGFFKNTDSPLPTVPGYDVAGVVVRVGSEVRKFKVGDEVYGDINENPRINPKRIGSLAEYTAVEEKVLAHKPSNLSFAEAASLPLAIITAYQGLERVEFSAGKSVLVIGGAGGVGSLVIQLAKQVFGASKVAATASTGKLDLLRNLGADLAIDYTKGELEELEEKFDVVYDTVGQSEIDRASKAVKEGGKFVTVAARGSSSAIFVMRISDGTVLEKLEPYLESGKVKPILDPKSPFSFSQAVEAFAYLKTNRAIGKVVIHPIP from the exons ATGGCAATTCCATCACACATAAAAGCTTGGGTTTATTCAGAATATGGAAACATAGAAGAGACTCTCAAATTTGAAACCGACATACCTATACCACAGTTCAAGGAAGACGAGGTGCTCATTAAGGTTGCTGCTGCAGCCCTTAATCCCATAGATTATAAGAGAGCTCTTGGCTTTTTCAAGAACACCGACTCTCCCTTACCT ACTGTTCCGGGGTATGATGTTGCTGGTGTGGTGGTGAGAGTGGGAAGTGAAGTGAGAAAATTCAAGGTTGGGGATGAGGTTTATGGTGACATCAATGAGAATCCTAGAATCAATCCCAAAAGGATTGGATCTTTGGCAGAGTATACTGCTGTTGAAGAGAAAGTGTTGGCTCACAAACCTTCCAATTTGAGCTTTGCTGAAGCTGCATCCCTTCCTTTAGCCATCATCACTGCTTATCAAGGACTTGAAAGAGTTGAGTTTTCTGCTGGCAAATCTGTTCTTGTTATTGGAGGTGCTGGTGGAGTTGGATCCCTTGTTATTCAG CTAGCGAAGCAGGTTTTTGGGGCATCAAAGGTTGCAGCCACAGCGAGTACTGGGAAACTGGATTTGTTAAGGAACTTGGGAGCAGACTTAGCCATTGATTATACAAAGGGGGAGCTTGAAGAGCTGGAAGAAAAGTTTGATGTGGTGTACGATACAGTAG GGCAGAGTGAGATCGATAGAGCATCGAAGGCTGTTAAGGAAGGTGGAAAATTTGTGACAGTAGCAGCACGTGGAAGTTCTTCTGCTATCTTCGTAATGCGCATTTCGGATGGTACTGTGTTGGAGAAACTAGAACCTTATTTGGAGAGTGGGAAGGTGAAGCCAATATTGGATCCTAAAAGTCCATTTTCGTTTTCTCAGGCTGTGGAGGCATTTGCATATTTGAAAACTAACAGAGCCATTGGAAAAGTGGTGATACATCCCATCCCTTGA